One window of Triticum dicoccoides isolate Atlit2015 ecotype Zavitan chromosome 5A, WEW_v2.0, whole genome shotgun sequence genomic DNA carries:
- the LOC119298049 gene encoding uncharacterized protein LOC119298049 isoform X2 has protein sequence MLRRAASLLRGRAAWPPRRPVTAAATLARRRPEPEARPRAVDGRGYARMARRMPPTRPDGYSTSDGEADAYGDVEHLEDVEPAAAADGEEDASDGEGWDGFTLDMGAGSIVDNDDEEEEEEEVDK, from the coding sequence ATGCTCCGCCGCGCGGCCTCCTTGCTACGCGGGCGCGCGGCCTGGCCCCCTCGCCGGCCAGTGACGGCCGCGGCGACACTGGCCCGACGCCGCCCGGAGCCGGAGGCCCGCCCCCGCGCCGTCGACGGCCGGGGCTACGCGCGCATGGCGCGGCGGATGCCGCCCACGAGGCCTGACGGGTACTCCACCTCCGACGGCGAGGCCGACGCCTACGGAGACGTCGAGCACCTGGAGGACGTGGAGCCGGCGGCCGCCGCGGACGGCGAGGAGGACGCCTCCGATGGGGAGGGGTGGGACGGGTTCACGCTGGACATGGGCGCCGGATCCATCGTGGAcaatgacgatgaggaggaggaggaagaggaagtagATAAGTAA
- the LOC119298049 gene encoding putative protein TPRXL isoform X1 — MWKRWCGRTAAAPSSEALPVDLLLEIIARADVTAIVRCAATSRILRRGILDRAFRRSIMARHHGGFDRALLLGVSYRERGDVTTHRVIHTPGPTKLAARLDELSFPDPLRAVASRAGATCSSSAASRTPKALMSSCGCATHSPVMSPHSHPPVCRTRASTSCSASVTPAAPSSCSSLTRTYNSTRHSRPRAVNGAPSTRSPSPTQTNMSALTALPSSVAPSTGPVMSTPSPIGTMSSLWTSTRGRR, encoded by the coding sequence ATGTGGAAACGTTGGTGCGGCCGGACAGCGGCGGCGCCGTCGTCGGAGGCCCTCCCGGTGGATCTCCTTCTAGAAATCATTGCTCGCGCCGACGTCACAGCCATCGTCCGCTGTGCCGCGACCAGCAGGATCCTTCGGCGCGGCATCCTCGACCGGGCCTTCCGGCGCAGCATCATGGCCCGCCACCACGGCGGCTTCGATCGCGCCCTCCTCCTCGGCGTCTCCTACCGGGAACGCGGCGATGTCACGACCCACCGCGTCATCCACACCCCAGGGCCAACAAAGCTTGCTGCCCGCCTCGACGAACTTAGCTTCCCGGACCCGCTCAGGGCCGTGGCCTCGCGGGCCGGGGCAACCTGCTCGTCCTCTGCAGCTTCCCGGACCCCCAAGGCCTTGATGTCAAGCTGCGGGTGTGCGACGCATTCACCGGTCATGTCACCTCACTCCCACCCGCCAGTTTGCCGGACCCGTGCCTCCACGTCGTGCTCAGCATCGGTGACGCCGGCCGCTCCTTCGAGCTGCTCGTCGCTGACAAGAACATACAATTCCACCAGACATTCTCGTCCAAGAGCGGTCAATGGAGCGCCGTCCACCAGGTCTCCGTCCCCCACCCAGACAAACATGTCGGCTCTTACTGCTCTGCCGTCATCGGTCGCACCGTCTACTGGCCCTGTCATGTCCACGCCGTCTCCTATTGGGACCATGTCCTCGCTCTGGACCTCGACGCGCGGGAGGCGATGA
- the LOC119298051 gene encoding mitochondrial import inner membrane translocase subunit TIM14-3-like has product MATPLVAGLSVAAAAMGSRFMIQAWQAFRIRAAMPRVRKFYPGGFEREMSRREAALILGVRERAALDKIKEAHKRVMVANHPDGGGSHYIASKINEAKDMLMGKGKSGSIF; this is encoded by the exons ATG GCTACGCCGCTGGTAGCTGGGCTGTCGGTAGCTGCTGCTGCCATGGGAAGCAGATTCATGATTCAGGCATGGCAGGCCTTTCGAATCCGGGCGGCGATGCCACGTGTGCGTAAATTCTATCCTGGCGGATTTGAGAGGGAGATGAGCAGAAGAGAAGCGGCACTGATCCTTGGCGTAAG AGAACGTGCTGCACTGGACAAGATAAAGGAGGCCCACAAGAGGGTGATGGTAGCCAACCACCCTGATGGTGGCGGCAGCCATTACATTGCTTCCAAGAtaaacgaggccaaggacatgctCATGGGGAAGGGCAAATCCGGGTCCATTTTTTAG